Proteins co-encoded in one Campylobacter jejuni genomic window:
- the hisG gene encoding ATP phosphoribosyltransferase — MQENTRLRIAIQKSGRLSKESIELLSECGVKMHIHEQSLIAFSTNLPIDILRVRDDDIPGLIFDGVVDLGIIGENVLEENELERQSLGENPSYKLLKKLDFGFCRLSLALPQENKFQNLKDFEGLRIATSYPQLLKRFMKENGINYKNCMLTGSVEVAPRANLADAICDLVSSGATLQANNLKEVKVIYESRACLIQKENALSKEKQALVDKIMLRVAGVMQARESKYIMLHAPKEKLDKIQALLPGVERPTILPLAHDEKNVALHMVSKENLFWETMEALKEEGASSILVLPIEKMLK; from the coding sequence ATGCAAGAAAACACTCGTTTACGCATTGCAATACAAAAATCAGGTAGACTTTCAAAAGAATCCATAGAGCTTCTTTCAGAATGTGGTGTTAAAATGCATATCCATGAACAAAGTTTGATCGCTTTTTCTACAAATTTACCCATAGATATTTTACGCGTTAGAGATGATGATATCCCTGGGCTTATTTTTGATGGGGTTGTAGATTTAGGCATTATAGGGGAAAATGTTTTAGAAGAAAATGAACTTGAACGCCAGTCTTTAGGAGAAAATCCAAGTTATAAGCTTTTAAAAAAGCTAGATTTTGGCTTTTGTCGTCTTTCTCTTGCCTTACCTCAAGAAAATAAATTTCAAAATTTGAAAGATTTTGAAGGCTTAAGGATAGCTACTTCTTATCCACAACTTTTAAAGCGTTTTATGAAAGAAAATGGGATTAATTATAAAAATTGTATGCTTACAGGTTCTGTTGAAGTAGCCCCTAGGGCAAATTTAGCCGATGCAATTTGCGATCTTGTTTCAAGCGGGGCAACTTTACAAGCAAATAATCTTAAAGAAGTGAAAGTCATTTATGAATCTCGTGCTTGTTTGATTCAAAAAGAAAATGCTTTAAGTAAAGAAAAACAAGCCTTAGTGGATAAAATTATGTTGCGTGTAGCAGGAGTAATGCAAGCAAGAGAATCTAAATACATTATGCTTCATGCTCCAAAAGAAAAGCTTGATAAAATTCAAGCCCTGCTTCCAGGAGTTGAAAGACCGACTATCTTACCTTTAGCACACGATGAAAAAAATGTAGCTTTACATATGGTAAGTAAAGAAAATCTTTTTTGGGAAACCATGGAGGCTTTAAAAGAAGAAGGTGCAAGTTCGATTTTAGTTCTGCCTATAGAAAAAATGTTAAAGTGA
- the rpsK gene encoding 30S ribosomal protein S11: MAKRKIVKKKVVKKNIAKGIVYISATFNNTMVTVTDEMGNAIAWSSAGGLGFKGSKKSTPYAAQQAVEDALNKAKEHGIKEVGIKVQGPGSGRETAVKSVGAMEGIKVTFLKDITPLAHNGCRPPKRRRV, from the coding sequence ATGGCAAAAAGAAAAATCGTAAAGAAAAAAGTAGTTAAAAAAAATATAGCAAAAGGTATTGTTTATATCAGTGCGACTTTTAACAATACTATGGTTACAGTGACTGATGAAATGGGAAATGCTATCGCTTGGAGTAGTGCAGGTGGTTTAGGATTTAAAGGTTCTAAAAAATCAACTCCTTATGCAGCACAACAAGCAGTAGAAGACGCTTTAAATAAAGCAAAAGAACACGGAATTAAAGAAGTAGGCATTAAAGTACAAGGACCAGGAAGCGGTAGAGAAACTGCTGTTAAGAGTGTAGGTGCTATGGAAGGAATCAAAGTAACTTTCTTAAAAGATATCACTCCATTAGCTCACAATGGTTGCAGACCGCCTAAGCGTCGTCGTGTCTAA
- the rpmJ gene encoding 50S ribosomal protein L36, with protein MKVRPSVKKMCDKCKVVRRKGVVRIICENPKHKQRQG; from the coding sequence ATGAAAGTGAGACCATCGGTTAAAAAGATGTGCGACAAGTGCAAAGTAGTTCGCCGTAAAGGCGTGGTTCGCATTATTTGCGAAAATCCAAAACATAAACAAAGACAAGGATAA
- the rplQ gene encoding 50S ribosomal protein L17 yields the protein MRHKHGYRKLGRTSSHRAALLKNLTIALVNSGKIETTLPKAKELRGYVERLITRARLGDFNAHRAVFASLQDKNATNKLVTEIAPKFKDRNGGYTRIIKTRIRRGDAAEMAFIEFVA from the coding sequence ATGAGACATAAACATGGATATAGAAAACTTGGCAGAACTTCATCTCATCGTGCTGCCTTATTAAAAAATTTAACTATAGCTTTAGTAAATAGCGGAAAAATCGAAACTACTCTACCAAAAGCTAAAGAATTAAGAGGTTATGTAGAAAGATTGATTACTAGAGCAAGACTTGGAGATTTTAACGCTCATAGAGCAGTTTTTGCTTCATTACAAGATAAAAACGCTACTAATAAATTAGTGACTGAAATTGCTCCAAAATTCAAAGATCGCAATGGTGGATATACAAGAATCATCAAAACAAGAATTCGCCGTGGTGATGCTGCTGAAATGGCTTTCATCGAATTTGTAGCTTAA
- the infA gene encoding translation initiation factor IF-1 — MAKDDVIEIDGTVLEALPNANFKVELDNKHVILCHIAGKMRMHYIRIMPGDKVKVELTPYSLDKGRITFRYK, encoded by the coding sequence TTGGCAAAAGATGATGTAATTGAAATTGATGGCACCGTACTTGAAGCATTGCCTAATGCAAATTTCAAGGTTGAACTTGACAACAAACATGTAATTTTATGTCATATTGCAGGAAAAATGCGTATGCATTATATAAGAATAATGCCAGGTGATAAAGTAAAAGTAGAACTTACACCTTATAGCCTTGATAAAGGGCGTATAACTTTTAGATATAAATAA
- a CDS encoding MFS transporter yields the protein MRKSKFGTKEIKILGLSSLGGTLEFYDFIIFVFFAEYIANVFFPKDMGEFWALLNTYGAFAAGYLARPLGGIVMAHFGDKFGRKNMFMLSILLMVLPTFVLAFIPGYETLGFLAPVLLILIRIFQGIAIGGELPGAWVFVREHCQEKQKAFFLSCLNSAMALGILLGSIVFLIINAFFSIEEIATYAWRIAFFVGGIFGIISIYLRRFLQETPVFKQMKKESSLSSFPLKDLFKEKDIVKKLFSSMMMTWVLTGCVIVLVLLMPKFMPSILNLSGVEGSYLQILGILGIALGGAFMGYLVDKFGLFKICIFFSLTFVFFSFLYFYALYELKNLVLVCILYSIVCFLGGINVFAPILMSEVFRAKIRFSGISFSYNIAYAISGGITPQLVFWLNTLASKNENPFLYGMSIYMIFLALLAICAVFIVKDKIKF from the coding sequence ATGAGAAAATCAAAATTTGGAACAAAGGAAATTAAGATCTTAGGACTTTCTTCACTAGGAGGAACTTTAGAATTTTATGATTTTATTATTTTTGTCTTTTTTGCTGAATATATAGCCAATGTATTTTTTCCTAAAGATATGGGTGAATTTTGGGCTTTATTAAATACTTATGGAGCATTTGCAGCTGGATATTTAGCACGTCCTTTAGGTGGTATAGTTATGGCACATTTTGGAGATAAATTTGGGCGTAAAAATATGTTTATGCTAAGTATTTTACTAATGGTTCTTCCCACCTTTGTCTTAGCTTTTATTCCAGGTTATGAAACTCTTGGGTTTTTAGCTCCTGTTTTATTGATACTTATAAGAATTTTTCAAGGCATAGCTATAGGTGGAGAATTGCCTGGAGCTTGGGTTTTTGTAAGAGAACATTGTCAAGAAAAACAAAAAGCTTTCTTTTTAAGCTGTTTAAATTCAGCTATGGCTTTAGGAATTTTGTTGGGAAGTATAGTATTTTTAATCATTAATGCTTTTTTTAGTATAGAAGAAATTGCTACTTATGCATGGCGTATTGCTTTTTTTGTAGGTGGAATTTTTGGGATTATTTCTATTTATTTGCGTAGATTTTTGCAAGAAACTCCTGTTTTTAAACAAATGAAAAAAGAATCATCGCTTAGTTCTTTTCCGCTTAAAGATTTATTTAAAGAAAAGGATATTGTAAAAAAATTATTTTCATCAATGATGATGACTTGGGTTTTAACAGGTTGTGTTATTGTGCTTGTTTTATTAATGCCTAAATTTATGCCTAGTATTTTAAATTTAAGTGGGGTTGAAGGAAGTTATTTACAGATATTAGGAATTTTGGGAATAGCTTTAGGCGGGGCTTTTATGGGTTATCTTGTAGATAAATTTGGTTTATTTAAAATTTGCATTTTCTTTTCTTTAACTTTTGTATTTTTTTCTTTTTTATATTTTTATGCTTTATATGAGCTTAAAAATTTGGTTTTGGTGTGTATTTTGTATTCGATTGTTTGTTTTTTAGGTGGAATTAATGTGTTTGCACCTATTTTAATGAGTGAAGTTTTTAGAGCTAAAATAAGATTTTCAGGAATTTCTTTTTCTTATAATATTGCTTATGCAATTTCAGGCGGTATTACTCCGCAACTCGTTTTTTGGCTTAATACACTCGCGAGTAAAAATGAAAATCCATTTTTATATGGTATGAGTATATATATGATTTTTTTAGCGTTATTGGCTATTTGTGCTGTTTTTATAGTAAAAGATAAAATAAAATTTTGA
- the cgb gene encoding single-domain globin Cgb: MTKEQIQIIKDCVPILQKNGEDLTNEFYKIMFNDYPEVKPMFNMEKQISGEQPKALAMAILMAAKNIENLENMRSFVDKVAITHVNLGVKEEHYPIVGACLLKAIKNLLNPDEATLKAWEVAYGKIAKFYIDIEKKLYDK; the protein is encoded by the coding sequence ATGACAAAAGAACAAATTCAAATCATCAAAGATTGTGTGCCTATTTTGCAAAAAAATGGAGAGGATTTAACCAATGAGTTTTATAAAATAATGTTTAATGATTATCCTGAGGTAAAACCTATGTTTAATATGGAAAAACAAATTTCAGGAGAACAACCAAAAGCTTTAGCGATGGCGATTTTAATGGCAGCCAAAAATATAGAAAATTTGGAAAATATGAGAAGCTTTGTTGATAAAGTTGCCATAACTCATGTTAATTTAGGAGTTAAAGAAGAGCATTATCCTATAGTTGGAGCTTGCCTTTTAAAGGCTATTAAAAATCTTTTAAATCCTGATGAAGCCACTCTTAAAGCTTGGGAAGTTGCTTATGGAAAAATTGCTAAATTTTATATCGATATAGAAAAAAAGCTCTATGATAAATAA
- the rpoA gene encoding DNA-directed RNA polymerase subunit alpha, with translation MRNITTSAYTPTEFTIENISDTVAKISAWPFEIGYGITLAHPLRRLLYTSTIGYAPTAIHIDGVAHEFDSMRGMLEDVALFIINLKKLRFKIKGESNKEIVEFSFKGSKEIYGKDLNNDQVEVVNKDAYLATINEDAELKFTLIVEKGIGYIPSEEIKELINDPKFIALDAFFTPVREATYDIEKVLFEDNPDYEKVVLTVTTDGQITPNEAFQNALEAMYKQLSVFDKITNVRSVIKNQATSNELENTKLLQNITDLNLSARSYNCLEKAGVVYIGELALMSVSELAGLKNLGKKSLDEIKNIMESIGFPVGTSKLSDNKEILKNKIAELKAQNEG, from the coding sequence ATGAGAAATATTACAACATCTGCTTATACGCCAACAGAATTTACAATAGAAAACATTAGTGATACTGTGGCTAAAATCAGTGCTTGGCCTTTTGAGATCGGCTATGGAATCACCCTAGCCCATCCTTTACGCCGTTTGCTTTACACTAGCACCATAGGATATGCTCCAACTGCGATCCATATTGATGGCGTAGCTCATGAATTTGATAGCATGCGTGGTATGCTTGAAGATGTAGCACTTTTTATCATTAATCTAAAAAAACTACGCTTTAAAATTAAAGGCGAATCAAATAAAGAAATAGTAGAATTTAGCTTTAAAGGCTCAAAAGAAATTTACGGCAAAGATCTAAATAATGATCAAGTAGAAGTAGTAAACAAAGACGCCTATCTAGCAACTATCAACGAAGATGCTGAACTCAAATTCACATTGATCGTTGAAAAAGGTATTGGCTATATACCAAGCGAAGAAATTAAAGAGCTTATAAATGATCCTAAATTTATAGCTTTAGATGCTTTCTTTACACCTGTAAGAGAAGCAACCTATGATATTGAAAAAGTTTTATTTGAAGATAATCCTGATTATGAAAAAGTGGTTTTAACCGTAACAACTGATGGACAAATCACTCCAAATGAAGCTTTTCAAAATGCTCTAGAAGCTATGTATAAACAATTATCAGTATTTGATAAAATCACCAATGTTAGAAGCGTAATTAAAAATCAAGCAACAAGCAATGAACTAGAAAATACTAAATTATTGCAAAACATTACAGATTTAAATTTAAGTGCTAGAAGTTATAATTGTCTTGAAAAAGCAGGAGTAGTTTACATAGGCGAGCTTGCTTTGATGAGTGTAAGTGAACTTGCAGGGCTTAAAAATTTAGGTAAAAAATCTCTTGATGAAATTAAAAACATCATGGAAAGCATAGGTTTTCCTGTGGGAACTTCTAAGCTTAGCGATAATAAAGAAATACTTAAAAATAAAATCGCAGAATTAAAAGCACAAAACGAAGGATAA
- a CDS encoding multidrug ABC transporter permease/ATP-binding protein, giving the protein MPFIMELLKQNKLKLISFLLFSFITSAVGVLTLVFINDYLLKNAQNIPIFYFIVLLLIFFISSTIVELGLSIFGQNFIFKMQRRVVKQILDTPLLRVAKVGKARILASLGSDVRNISFGLLRLPDFLQSSILILCTSVYLCYLSPQIFALCVVWIMVIFITNNFLMMKVYQYFRKARENDDALQNNYQNILDGHKELLINRDRAKLYYEDEFENNARLKKKNSTLGNLFNNLSNNWTNVTLLALVGVEFYLALKFEWASVADATTIALSILFLRTPLVSMIGSFPTLLLAKIALDKIAKLELDDYIEGFKKTHYISEWKKISFRNTQFAYEENFHLNPVNIELKKGELVFLIGKNGSGKSTFCMLLTGLFKPSKGGIYVDDTLIDDKNLDEYRSLISAVFSDFHLFTKTLNKENFASEEKIAFWLEFLELKNKTSVKDNELTLTKLSTGQKKRLAMLIALLEERDILVLDEWAADQDPVFRRFFYKKLLPLLKEQGKTIFAITHDDVYFDSADRIFLAQNGEISELKGENIKELAKNLVEKFD; this is encoded by the coding sequence ATGCCTTTTATTATGGAATTACTTAAACAAAATAAATTAAAGTTGATTTCTTTTTTGCTTTTTTCTTTTATTACAAGTGCTGTTGGAGTTTTAACTCTTGTTTTTATCAATGATTATTTGCTTAAAAATGCACAAAACATTCCTATTTTTTATTTTATTGTTTTGCTTTTGATATTTTTTATAAGTTCTACCATAGTTGAACTTGGACTTAGTATTTTTGGACAAAATTTTATTTTTAAAATGCAAAGGCGTGTAGTAAAGCAGATATTAGATACCCCTTTGTTAAGAGTGGCTAAAGTAGGTAAGGCTAGAATTTTAGCTTCTTTAGGAAGTGATGTGAGAAATATATCTTTTGGGCTTTTAAGATTGCCTGATTTTTTACAATCAAGTATATTGATTTTATGCACTAGTGTTTATTTATGTTATCTTTCACCACAAATTTTTGCTTTGTGTGTGGTATGGATTATGGTTATTTTTATTACTAATAATTTTTTGATGATGAAAGTATATCAGTATTTTAGAAAGGCAAGGGAAAATGATGATGCTTTGCAAAATAATTACCAAAATATACTAGATGGACATAAAGAACTTTTGATCAATCGTGATAGAGCCAAACTTTACTATGAAGATGAATTTGAAAATAATGCAAGATTGAAAAAGAAAAATAGTACTTTAGGCAATCTTTTTAACAATCTCTCAAACAACTGGACAAATGTAACTCTTTTGGCTTTAGTGGGTGTAGAGTTTTACTTAGCTTTAAAATTTGAATGGGCAAGTGTTGCAGATGCTACAACTATAGCTCTTTCTATTTTGTTTTTACGAACCCCTTTAGTATCTATGATAGGATCTTTTCCTACTTTGCTTTTGGCAAAAATTGCTTTGGATAAGATCGCAAAATTGGAATTAGATGATTATATAGAAGGTTTTAAAAAAACACATTATATTAGCGAATGGAAAAAAATTTCTTTTAGAAATACTCAATTTGCTTATGAAGAAAATTTTCACTTAAATCCTGTAAATATAGAACTTAAAAAAGGTGAATTGGTATTTTTAATAGGTAAAAATGGAAGTGGTAAATCCACTTTTTGTATGCTTTTGACAGGACTTTTTAAGCCAAGCAAAGGCGGAATTTATGTTGATGATACGCTTATAGATGATAAAAATTTAGATGAGTATAGATCTCTTATTTCTGCTGTTTTTAGCGATTTTCATCTTTTTACTAAAACCTTAAATAAAGAAAATTTTGCAAGCGAAGAAAAAATTGCTTTTTGGTTGGAGTTTTTAGAACTTAAAAATAAAACAAGTGTCAAAGATAATGAACTGACCTTAACCAAACTTTCTACAGGGCAAAAAAAGCGTTTAGCTATGCTTATAGCCTTGCTTGAAGAAAGGGATATTTTAGTGCTTGATGAATGGGCGGCTGATCAAGATCCTGTTTTTAGAAGATTTTTTTATAAAAAACTTTTACCTTTGCTAAAAGAGCAAGGTAAAACAATCTTTGCTATCACACATGATGATGTATATTTTGATAGTGCTGATAGAATTTTCTTGGCTCAAAATGGTGAAATCAGCGAATTAAAGGGTGAGAATATAAAGGAATTAGCTAAAAATTTAGTAGAAAAATTTGATTAA
- the rpsM gene encoding 30S ribosomal protein S13: MARIAGVDLPKKKRIEYGLTYIYGIGLFTSRKILDKVGISYDKRVHELSEDEAAAIRKEIQENYMVEGDLRKQVAMDIKALMDLGSFRGLRHRKGLPVRGQKTKTNARTRKGKRKTVGAKS, translated from the coding sequence ATGGCTCGTATTGCAGGTGTGGATTTACCAAAGAAAAAAAGAATTGAGTATGGACTAACCTATATTTATGGTATAGGACTTTTCACTTCAAGAAAAATTCTAGATAAAGTAGGAATTTCTTATGATAAAAGAGTTCATGAGTTAAGTGAAGATGAAGCAGCAGCTATCCGTAAAGAAATTCAAGAAAACTATATGGTTGAAGGGGACTTGAGAAAACAAGTTGCTATGGATATTAAAGCACTTATGGATTTAGGAAGCTTTAGAGGCTTAAGACACAGAAAAGGCTTACCAGTTCGCGGACAAAAAACAAAAACAAACGCAAGAACTAGAAAAGGTAAGAGAAAAACTGTTGGTGCAAAATCATAA
- the rpsD gene encoding 30S ribosomal protein S4, giving the protein MARYRGPVEKLERRFGVSLALKGERRLAGKSALDKRPYAPGQHGARKGKISEYGLQLREKQKAKFMYGVSEKQFRRLFAEAARREGNTGVLLIQLLEQRLDNVVYRMGFATTRRFARQLVTHGHILVNGKRVDIPSFRVEAGAKIEIIEKSKNNPQITRAIELTAQTGIVAWVDVEKDKRFGIFTRKPEREEVVIPVEERFIVELYSK; this is encoded by the coding sequence ATGGCAAGATATAGAGGACCAGTAGAAAAATTAGAAAGACGCTTTGGTGTTAGCTTAGCATTAAAAGGAGAAAGAAGACTAGCTGGCAAAAGTGCACTAGACAAACGCCCTTATGCGCCAGGACAACACGGAGCAAGAAAAGGTAAAATTAGTGAGTATGGACTTCAATTAAGAGAAAAACAAAAAGCTAAATTTATGTATGGAGTAAGCGAAAAGCAATTCCGTCGTTTATTTGCTGAAGCAGCAAGAAGAGAAGGAAATACAGGGGTATTACTTATCCAACTTTTAGAACAAAGATTAGACAATGTGGTATATAGAATGGGTTTTGCTACAACACGTCGTTTTGCAAGACAACTTGTAACACATGGACATATTTTAGTAAATGGTAAAAGAGTGGATATTCCTAGCTTTAGAGTAGAAGCAGGTGCTAAAATCGAAATCATCGAAAAAAGCAAAAACAATCCTCAAATAACAAGAGCTATCGAACTTACAGCACAAACTGGAATCGTTGCTTGGGTTGATGTTGAAAAAGATAAGAGATTTGGAATTTTCACAAGAAAACCTGAAAGAGAAGAAGTTGTCATTCCGGTTGAGGAAAGATTTATCGTTGAGCTTTACTCTAAGTAA